One genomic window of Tatumella citrea includes the following:
- a CDS encoding isoaspartyl peptidase/L-asparaginase family protein, with protein MKTAIAIHGGAGTITRSALSPEKEQLYRQALLDIVSAGQQILTAGGSALDAVTEAVRLLEECPLFNAGKGSVFTHKATHELDACVMDGRTRQAGAVAAVSQVRNPVLAARAVLEHSPHVILAGQGADAFAAEQGLEQVSPDFFSTPERFAQLQQALQNDSILRDHDGASAVASGDPIDPKSKFGTVGAVALDADGNLASATSTGGLTNKRVGRVGDTPLPGAGCYADKQVAVSCTGTGEVFILAQAGYDVSAQINYAGRSLDAACEHLMQTIAELNGEGGLIAIDAAGNIALPFNSEGMYRASAQGDEPPQVAIYRNPPAL; from the coding sequence TTGAAAACCGCGATAGCAATTCATGGCGGCGCAGGGACAATTACCCGCAGCGCACTCAGCCCGGAAAAAGAACAACTCTACCGCCAGGCCCTGCTGGATATCGTCAGTGCCGGGCAACAGATTCTGACGGCAGGCGGCAGCGCACTGGATGCCGTGACCGAAGCAGTACGGTTGCTGGAAGAGTGCCCGTTATTTAATGCCGGTAAAGGATCAGTCTTTACCCACAAAGCCACCCATGAGCTGGATGCCTGTGTGATGGATGGTCGTACCCGCCAGGCCGGCGCGGTCGCAGCTGTCAGCCAGGTGCGAAATCCGGTGTTGGCGGCACGTGCTGTGCTGGAACACAGTCCTCATGTGATTCTGGCTGGCCAGGGTGCCGATGCGTTCGCCGCCGAACAAGGGCTCGAACAGGTCAGCCCTGACTTTTTCTCTACCCCCGAACGTTTTGCCCAGCTGCAACAGGCATTACAAAATGACAGTATTCTGCGCGATCATGACGGAGCCTCCGCCGTAGCCTCAGGTGATCCTATTGATCCAAAAAGCAAATTCGGCACAGTGGGCGCTGTTGCGCTGGATGCTGACGGCAATCTGGCCTCGGCCACATCCACCGGTGGCCTGACCAATAAACGGGTGGGTCGTGTCGGCGATACCCCCCTGCCCGGCGCAGGCTGCTATGCTGATAAGCAGGTGGCAGTTTCCTGCACCGGAACCGGTGAGGTATTTATTCTGGCGCAGGCCGGATATGACGTTTCGGCACAAATCAATTATGCCGGCCGATCACTGGACGCTGCCTGTGAGCATCTGATGCAAACCATTGCTGAACTGAACGGCGAAGGCGGTCTGATTGCTATCGATGCCGCCGGCAATATCGCCCTGCCGTTTAACAGCGAAGGGATGTACCGCGCCTCGGCACAAGGTGATGAACCGCCGCAGGTCGCTATTTATCGTAATCCGCCCGCACTCTGA
- a CDS encoding acetoin reductase: protein MARGLKGKTALVTGAAQGIGRGIALRLAEEGVNLALVDLNADKLAAVQQEVAAKGVKTTVFSADVSQRDQVYAAVDHAEQALGGFDVIINNAGIAQVKAIADVQPEDLDRILRINIGGVTWGIQAAAAKFKQRKQKGKIINASSIAGHDGFALLGVYSATKFAVRALTQAAAKEYASAGITVNAYCPGIVGTDMWVEIDQRFSEITGAPVGETYKKYVEGIALGRAQTPDDVAALVSFLASDDSDYITGQAILTDGGIVYR from the coding sequence ATGGCTCGTGGACTGAAAGGTAAGACAGCATTAGTGACTGGTGCAGCTCAGGGAATTGGTCGTGGTATTGCCCTGCGTCTGGCGGAGGAAGGGGTTAATCTGGCTCTGGTCGATCTGAACGCCGATAAACTGGCGGCAGTTCAGCAGGAAGTGGCAGCGAAAGGGGTAAAAACCACCGTATTTAGCGCCGATGTCAGCCAGCGTGACCAGGTGTACGCCGCGGTCGATCACGCCGAACAGGCACTCGGCGGTTTTGACGTCATTATCAATAATGCCGGGATTGCGCAGGTAAAAGCGATTGCCGATGTACAGCCGGAAGATCTCGACCGGATTTTGCGGATTAATATTGGCGGGGTTACCTGGGGTATTCAGGCTGCAGCCGCCAAATTTAAGCAGCGTAAACAGAAAGGCAAAATTATAAATGCCTCGTCGATTGCCGGACACGATGGTTTTGCACTGCTGGGAGTCTATTCCGCCACTAAATTTGCAGTACGCGCCCTGACTCAGGCCGCGGCTAAAGAGTACGCCAGCGCCGGAATTACAGTAAACGCTTACTGCCCGGGAATTGTCGGCACAGATATGTGGGTCGAAATTGATCAGCGTTTCTCTGAAATTACCGGCGCTCCGGTCGGTGAAACTTATAAAAAATATGTTGAGGGTATCGCACTCGGTCGGGCACAAACTCCGGACGACGTGGCAGCACTGGTCTCCTTCCTTGCCAGCGATGATTCCGACTATATTACCGGTCAGGCTATCCTTACCGATGGCGGGATAGTGTACCGCTAA
- a CDS encoding deaminated glutathione amidase: MKVALGQFAVSRDWQENATVCQTLMQQASAAGADLLVMPEAILARDNTQPGYVIDAAQPEDGPFLQSLLAASRGSHLTTIFTQHVPAADHRAVNTLFALRHGDIVARYQKLHLYDAFAVQESARVDAGQQVPPLIEVAGLQVGLMICYDVRFPELARRLALDGADVLVLPSAWLRGPLKERHWELLTTTRALENTCYMVAVGECGPKNIGNSLVADPLGVIIASAGEAPGLLFADIDPQRLSYARQIVPVLENRRFSTPQLSAD, translated from the coding sequence ATGAAAGTTGCACTCGGGCAGTTTGCCGTCAGCCGTGACTGGCAGGAAAATGCCACAGTTTGTCAGACACTGATGCAGCAGGCCTCTGCCGCCGGGGCCGATTTGCTGGTGATGCCGGAAGCAATTCTTGCCAGAGATAATACTCAGCCGGGTTATGTTATTGATGCAGCTCAGCCGGAAGACGGCCCGTTTCTGCAAAGCCTGCTGGCTGCCAGCCGTGGTAGTCATCTCACGACCATTTTTACCCAGCATGTGCCTGCCGCCGACCACCGAGCGGTAAATACCCTGTTTGCCTTGCGTCACGGGGACATTGTCGCGCGCTACCAGAAACTGCATCTGTACGATGCCTTTGCGGTGCAGGAGTCAGCGAGGGTCGATGCCGGTCAGCAGGTGCCGCCACTGATTGAGGTCGCCGGTTTGCAGGTCGGCCTGATGATCTGTTATGACGTGCGTTTTCCGGAACTGGCACGCCGTCTGGCACTGGACGGAGCCGATGTGCTGGTCCTGCCATCCGCCTGGCTGCGCGGGCCGCTGAAGGAACGGCACTGGGAACTGCTGACCACCACCCGGGCACTGGAAAATACCTGTTATATGGTCGCGGTGGGTGAATGTGGCCCCAAAAATATCGGTAACAGCCTGGTGGCTGATCCGTTAGGAGTCATCATTGCCAGTGCCGGAGAAGCCCCGGGACTCCTGTTTGCCGATATCGATCCACAACGATTAAGTTATGCCAGACAGATCGTTCCGGTGCTGGAAAATCGTCGTTTTTCCACCCCGCAACTCAGCGCCGACTAG
- a CDS encoding M20 family metallopeptidase translates to MDSPALQLTRQLLGFNTINPPGDEQACMTFLADWLEQQGFQVTLYPFGEKRFNLIASLPGHGPRAPLAFTGHLDTVPLGNSEWLYDPFGADVCDGRVYGRGSSDMKAAVAAFIHACLGQREAISAGSGVVLLLTGGEETGCDGARALMEQVTLPEVGALIVGEPTANYPVLGHKGALWLRCETRGKTAHGAMPELGINAIYLAADALQKIQHFQVGPDHPLMRKPTLNVGRISGGLNINSVPDSTSFDVDIRTAPNLQHADICQRLHDYLGDSVLMTSLVDLPAVLSDAEWPWVQKVCELSRPYHDQPPEPRIVPYFTDASLLLPALNHPPCLILGPGEPSMAHQTDEYCELEKLAQAETLYAGIIADWMQG, encoded by the coding sequence ATGGACAGCCCTGCCCTGCAACTAACCCGCCAGCTGTTAGGATTTAACACTATAAACCCGCCGGGCGACGAACAAGCCTGTATGACTTTTCTGGCAGACTGGCTGGAGCAACAGGGGTTTCAGGTCACACTGTACCCGTTCGGTGAAAAGCGGTTTAACCTGATAGCCAGCCTGCCGGGGCATGGGCCCAGAGCACCACTCGCTTTTACCGGCCATCTGGATACCGTTCCGCTGGGCAACAGTGAGTGGCTGTATGACCCGTTTGGTGCGGATGTCTGCGACGGACGGGTTTACGGACGCGGCTCCAGTGATATGAAAGCTGCCGTTGCGGCCTTTATCCATGCCTGTCTTGGTCAGCGCGAGGCTATCTCAGCCGGCTCCGGGGTAGTGTTACTGCTGACCGGCGGTGAAGAAACCGGCTGTGATGGTGCCAGAGCACTGATGGAGCAGGTAACTTTACCGGAAGTTGGTGCGCTGATCGTCGGCGAACCAACAGCGAACTATCCGGTTCTGGGGCATAAAGGTGCATTATGGCTGCGTTGTGAAACCCGTGGTAAAACCGCCCACGGCGCAATGCCGGAGCTGGGCATCAATGCCATCTATCTGGCTGCGGATGCACTGCAAAAAATTCAGCACTTTCAGGTGGGCCCTGATCATCCGCTGATGCGTAAGCCAACGCTCAATGTCGGGCGAATCAGTGGCGGGCTAAATATTAATTCAGTGCCGGACAGCACCAGTTTTGACGTCGATATTCGTACTGCCCCCAATCTGCAACATGCCGATATCTGCCAGCGCCTGCACGATTATCTGGGAGATAGCGTACTAATGACTTCACTGGTCGATCTGCCTGCGGTACTGAGTGATGCAGAGTGGCCCTGGGTGCAGAAGGTCTGCGAACTGTCCCGGCCATATCATGACCAGCCACCGGAACCCCGGATTGTGCCCTATTTCACCGATGCCTCACTGCTATTACCGGCACTGAATCATCCTCCCTGTCTGATCCTGGGGCCCGGAGAACCGTCGATGGCTCACCAGACCGACGAATATTGTGAACTGGAAAAACTGGCGCAGGCCGAAACGCTGTACGCCGGGATCATCGCTGACTGGATGCAGGGTTAA
- the deoR gene encoding DNA-binding transcriptional repressor DeoR, translating to METKREERIQILLQEIRVSERIHLNNAAELLGVSGMTIRRDLSHYPQQLLLLGGYIVSATRQEPERYFISDQQNQHTEQKQQIALLAASLVGKDDTVFFDCGTTTARIVSAIDAALPFTALCASMNTFLALQEKPACRVILSGGEFHPDNAIFTPVGLHQMLEDFCPTLAFISAAGLDEQQGATCFNVNELPMKHRALQRARRKVLVMDSSKFGKVLPARVAGIEAFEALITDRPLPAELARQLAEFGVNVITPP from the coding sequence ATGGAAACAAAACGCGAAGAACGCATACAAATCCTGTTGCAGGAAATCAGAGTTTCGGAACGCATCCATCTGAATAATGCTGCAGAATTGCTGGGGGTTTCGGGGATGACGATTCGCCGCGATCTCAGTCATTATCCGCAACAGCTGTTGCTGCTGGGCGGTTATATTGTCAGCGCGACCCGCCAGGAACCGGAACGCTACTTTATTTCGGACCAGCAAAACCAGCATACAGAGCAAAAACAGCAAATAGCGTTGCTGGCAGCCTCGTTGGTTGGCAAGGACGATACGGTATTTTTTGACTGCGGCACCACTACCGCGCGGATTGTCTCTGCGATTGATGCAGCACTGCCGTTCACTGCGCTTTGTGCATCAATGAATACCTTTCTGGCCTTACAGGAAAAACCAGCCTGTCGCGTTATCCTGAGTGGCGGAGAGTTTCATCCTGATAATGCGATTTTCACCCCGGTGGGGCTGCATCAGATGCTGGAAGATTTTTGCCCGACATTAGCATTTATCTCTGCGGCCGGGCTGGATGAGCAGCAAGGGGCAACCTGTTTTAATGTTAATGAATTGCCAATGAAACACCGTGCATTACAGCGTGCCCGCCGTAAAGTGCTGGTGATGGACAGCAGCAAATTTGGCAAAGTGCTGCCTGCCCGGGTCGCGGGTATAGAAGCGTTTGAAGCTCTGATTACAGACCGTCCTTTACCGGCAGAACTGGCACGACAACTGGCTGAGTTCGGTGTTAACGTAATCACTCCCCCCTGA
- a CDS encoding phosphate-starvation-inducible protein PsiE, with amino-acid sequence MKFPGSIHSMVEKGGLVIILLSTIFASLSHVVSMVIDRHITVSDILLLFMYLEFISMTETYWKMGQLPVRMPLYIAMVGIARHLMTEPSDIRPQDIVWYSLAIVLLGVAVLIVRYGHIKFPYKKAEDEET; translated from the coding sequence ATGAAGTTCCCCGGAAGTATCCATTCGATGGTAGAAAAAGGCGGGTTAGTGATTATCCTGCTGTCGACTATCTTTGCCTCACTCAGTCATGTGGTGAGCATGGTGATCGACAGGCATATTACGGTCAGCGATATTTTACTGCTGTTTATGTATCTGGAATTTATTTCCATGACAGAAACCTACTGGAAAATGGGTCAGTTGCCGGTACGTATGCCGCTGTATATTGCGATGGTCGGCATTGCGCGCCATCTGATGACCGAACCCAGTGATATTCGCCCGCAGGATATTGTCTGGTACTCACTGGCTATTGTGCTACTTGGCGTGGCAGTACTGATTGTCCGCTACGGCCATATTAAGTTCCCGTACAAGAAAGCCGAAGACGAAGAGACCTGA
- a CDS encoding DUF6998 domain-containing protein: MALTQFQIIQSLGKNLEWLQQELSWGVAAQELTHLTGRIGELYTAMFTYGQMAPENNQRGYDVISAGGERISVKTITTSSHVSFNKSTLQFVYRIVILRININALEIDILVDDLLEAVIPQMRDKGNLYSFYTRERAPGRGIRPLDEMEVINEVRFGKYTVT; this comes from the coding sequence ATGGCCTTAACTCAGTTTCAAATTATCCAGTCTCTCGGCAAAAATCTCGAATGGCTTCAGCAGGAACTGTCATGGGGAGTCGCGGCTCAGGAGCTAACGCACTTAACTGGCCGTATAGGTGAACTTTATACCGCCATGTTTACCTACGGGCAGATGGCACCCGAAAACAACCAAAGAGGATATGACGTAATTAGCGCCGGAGGTGAAAGAATTTCAGTTAAAACAATCACCACCAGCAGCCATGTCAGTTTTAATAAATCAACTTTGCAATTTGTTTACCGCATTGTGATTTTAAGAATAAACATTAATGCCCTTGAAATTGACATTCTGGTGGATGATCTTCTTGAAGCAGTGATTCCACAGATGCGAGATAAGGGGAACCTGTATAGTTTTTACACCCGGGAAAGAGCACCAGGCCGTGGAATTCGACCTTTGGACGAGATGGAAGTAATCAATGAAGTTCGGTTTGGAAAATATACTGTAACTTAA